The genomic window GAGGCACGGCTCCACGCTGTCCACCACGAGGACCGGGGTCAGCTGCTTGAGCTGCGGAACGGCGGCGGCTGCGCTCATCGGTGACGCTCCCACCCGGGGGTGTCTGAATGGCCTGGAAGGATCGGAGAATCAGCATACCGAAGAAACACCGAAGTCGCAAGTCCGAACGCCCGGTGCCGAGGCGGTGCGGCGGGGACCCCTGCATGCGCCTCGAATCGTGCCTGGTTGAGCTGGTGCGGGTGGCCCCGCGCGTCGGTCAGTTACACGACGCGGCGGCTCACGGAAGGTCCTGCGGGTCAGGCGGCGCCGAGCACCGTCAAGTAGTCCGCCCCCTGGGACATGTGCTCGTACAGGGACGTCAGCGTCTCCGGTGCGCCCACCAGCCAGCGGCAGCGCGCGTCGCCGCGGGAGCGGCACTCGACCTCCATGGCCGCGAGCGAGGCATCGGCCATTCGGCCCAGGAAGTCCGCCATCATCCCCGCGGTGAAGTGGCACGACGGGTACTGGAGGCGGGCGTCCGGCATCGCCTCCGCCCACTCCGTCGCGTCGAGGGCCAGCGCCGCGTCCCCGGCGGCCGTCACCCGGAGCGCACCCCAACCCAGCGCGACGAAGAACTGGGAGAGCACCTCGGCGAGGCGTGGGGCGGCGAGGCTGGACGGACGATCCACGCCGGCTGCCAGCGGCAGCCAGGTCGTGAAGGCGCGGTACGTCGCCTCGCCGGCCGCGTAGCCGGCTTCCTGCATCGCCTGGGCACCGGCCCGCTCCCGGAGCGCGTGCAGCGCGCGCGGCGAGAGCGCGACCAG from Gemmatimonadales bacterium includes these protein-coding regions:
- a CDS encoding V4R domain-containing protein, yielding LVALSPRALHALRERAGAQAMQEAGYAAGEATYRAFTTWLPLAAGVDRPSSLAAPRLAEVLSQFFVALGWGALRVTAAGDAALALDATEWAEAMPDARLQYPSCHFTAGMMADFLGRMADASLAAMEVECRSRGDARCRWLVGAPETLTSLYEHMSQGADYLTVLGAA